The Bactrocera dorsalis isolate Fly_Bdor unplaced genomic scaffold, ASM2337382v1 BdCtg069, whole genome shotgun sequence genome has a window encoding:
- the LOC105225502 gene encoding nuclear pore complex protein Nup153 isoform X1 codes for MSAEYESSQSAAQSKGIMQKAKKNDSSNNDDDTLEDLAGSANNSIIGKVKSRVSSIIPSSFSKWFSPSARNNDSLNGSLNIGSARRRRRLEIEDDEEYGDDDDRDTNENENLSRRDYKENLGHSDKVNKDSDEDDTDNSEEDFPKARTLRSGKSEFVNEPPSKRSRISFDISSVHQSPLIASTPAVGNNYRSIISHSIDNVLSKPTPSYITSNFTEGNVNNNVNTQTTSSTFSTTYVPEVKPQDALTNRMNINEKQFDNVTGISSRRTLHLPSTSLAAKERDMSMEFSNLKRQSLGGVLDPKKLVSDPADTSTTITEVETFNRDNQPLTFSNRKERHNINGNTSTVVSSKKQKLNGIEIPEESNADAESSSESGDDCIGNNSELPHITNLGQRKTGLFNMSNINSQNGNKSRTSSFGNGINFYSHLEGRKSLFSGGINTAESANVINNSTLSLTSLNRRQFNASIYGSTAALSDSRLLNTFSPFYKGKTTYGGAAAYKKYNSSAGSNRICNITPTVIRPTSSLSTLSSSNNSLIANTGGSNALSGMSNNGLENTSAISSTAKRILDLINDFATPLSEAKKMANTSVKANLQILPQAKTRLNETDLQASRAMRLSQVRTPYSRPAVTLQPTIKNTAIPPPVKELQVPSISQLLQMKKMQSTTERSRQITMQSSDSATRAIVRSGEYKLPTANENNLVDKERPQVQQQQQQHTNKIKSKVRASGRVTASKNAANFEADEPPPPVNLPNIAFPLMQSVPKFDIALPKSQTAMPLDSIKPGLKTHDTLPKSQVSIENSTADASRNISTAPFKFSAASNKIDPAKRTNNLTMSKSVVKDGNSSTTGIKMNFKFSAPLTFECFTSNISSKHNSDTVIKKYTFSPPSDVNFEDNEQAKLESGKTVVSQLKSGSVLDALKKPFVLPSTTKEIISSSSSDGNESTSGFGDQFKKASNNKWECNTCLIRNESDVDKCVACETMRTKGSTFTSTLNANSKAPLIDSSLTLSAQFKKPLDEWECDVCMLRNKKQSDKCVACETVRKGVTESTSLSTTKWQSNSFGEAFKPKANSWECPTCLINNKSDCNECIACQTKKPGSGSEDNTKTSSTTITKNTTYTFGFSNVDSKSSGQSTAQPDSGFKSLAASQMSAKWECDACMTRNDAARNKCVCCEQAKPGVATSDFPDNGPKFTFGSAASSKFTFGFGSSVNGTTTSESGAVLTSVAGSNQKTEEGNIKSSALEKAQATSQAPPLGSGFIFGIKPTTVTSEKDVSSKNTENKDVADNGNNSKKSTPESNISGFKFGGSTASENNDLNTKPNFQFGVPATTATATVTSSPAVKFSFAAPVTSVSAIGGESKEQPNSNTSLSSKPATGGFSFGNSTTPATSQSISGFSFGTGTTTTTTTFTFGTSTSTTQPSQSSVTTTTSMSTATVKPIFSFGSNTTSTAPETKPTPSSITSTAITSTTLSAFSKPTVGFSFGTGVSGSATVSPATNAIFGSFSSPTVSGTSAAITSAPTTANSTLSNVSKNVFGTFGESSLPAKTTTTSATSTTAVSSANPFGSINQNVASTISNESTKPIASATMIFGSAGSGSSNNKTNAGASQSSSAPFVFGSSTSIATTQGSSSNTTTNVLIAAPAGWPKGGFAFGANSGTQNTNEPSKPLFGSFAPPAVSSTTGTSGSMFGNLVSSSTAAGANATFGSAAANGSTVSPSTMFGANTSNATPTTHTTQNLFGSVSTAPSSFGAPPTFGNNGNNTSNSTPTFGAASSATFGSFGSTASNANGDGASAAKKSEPAFNFGGNSSQIGSNSGFSFGMQASAPAAKPAFNFTASSAPAFNFTGSSSDAAKPFQFGATPPAPVFNFNSGAVEANTFSDKRPRCYAGSTKDPSTGKTTPTTVEQFTNADAINGVDQHQNQLTGQIQWSRQRNNRDKDKSNNRIPAITQKGENKATKTKYNNYTVSGNIINTSECNDNNKVDSSTPSVVTNVKMVDGVRCDYDINRIIMPQMKVNKYKYIRQIDVNGTQSSCNVASITGQNNAITGNPLELYKVSHFHEIPGQEVSGKRLVKRSIRIQQKFNRSKQEYIAPKESYVKIDSYLMRNQYRKVNFKSVGSIVTTSPGISSDNSLPSSPSSSVMQPAVVNQYHLMRCCQDNSELKPTQNELLESLPMANERLNTGRKACNSFIITKSTRATVATDVND; via the exons ATGTCAGCAGAATACGAAAGTAGTCAAAGCGCGGCGCAAAGCAAAGGTATAATGcagaaagcaaagaaaaatgaCAGCAGCAATAATGACGATGACACCTTAGAGGATCTGGCGGGCTCAGCGAACAAC TCGATTATTGGGAAAGTAAAATCGCGAGTATCTAGCATAATCCCTAGtagtttttcaaaatggttttcaccaTCAGCACGAAATAATGATTCATTAAATGGAAGCCTCAATATAGGCTCGGCACGGCGCCGTCGGCGTTTAGAAATTGAGGACGATGAAGAATATGGCGATGATGATGATAGAGacacaaatgaaaatgaaaatctttCACGCAGAGATTATAAAGAAAACCTAGGCCACAGCGATAAAGTCAACAAAGACTCAGATGAAGATGATACTGACAACAGCGAAGAAGATTTTCCAAAGGCAAGAACTCTTCGCTCTGGAAAATCAGAATTTGTTAACGAACCACCTAGTAAACGATCCCGGATTAGTTTTGAT ATTTCAAGTGTTCATCAGTCGCCATTAATCGCATCTACTCCTGCGGTCGGCAATAATTATAGAAGTATCATCAGCCATTCTATAGATAATGTATTGTCCAAACCGACACCATCATACATTACAAGTAATTTCACCGAAGGAAATGTAAATAACAACGTAAACACACAAACGACATCGTCCACATTTAGTACAACATATGTACCCGAAGTTAAACCGCAAGATGCTCTTACGAATAGAatgaatattaatgaaaaacaaTTTGATAACGTTACTGGAATTAG CTCAAGAAGAACGTTGCATCTGCCCTCGACTTCGCTGGCAGCTAAAGAACGCGATATGTCAATggagttttcaaatttaaaacgccAATCCCTTGGTGGTGTATTGGATCCTAAGAAACTGGTATCAGATCCAGCGGACACTTCAACAACTATAACTGAAGTTGAAACATTCAATCGAGACAACCAACCATTAACGTTTTCGAATAGGAAAGAGCGCCATAATATAAATGGGAATACATCGACAGTGGTAAGCAGTAAGAAGCAAAAGTTAAACGGTATAGAGATACCTGAGGAGAGCAATGCAGATGCCGAATCATCTTCCGAAAGTGGTGACGACTGTATCGGCAATAATTCTGAGTTGCCCCATATTACAAATTTAGGGCAACGTAAAACAGGTTTATTTAATATGTCCAACATAAATAGCCAAAACGGAAATAAGAGCCGAACTTCTTCGTTTGGAAATggcataaatttttattctcaTTTAGAAGGCCGCAAATCGCTTTTTTCTGGTGGAATAAACACTGCCGAATCTGCTAATGTTATAAACAATTCTACTTTATCTCTAACATCTCTAAATAGACGCCAATTTAATGCTTCTATATATGGCAGTACGGCAGCTTTAAGCGATAGTAGATTGCTAAATACATTCTCACCTTTCTACAAAGGAAAAACTACATATGGAGGCGCAGCAGCCTACAAGAAATATAATTCTAGTGCAGGGTCGAACAGAATTTGTAATATCACACCAACTGTAATACGCCCCACTTCGAGTTTATCGACACTATCCTCTTCGAATAATTCGCTTATTGCAAATACTGGCGGGTCAAATGCATTAAGTGGTATGAGCAACAATGGTTTAGAAAACACTTCGGCCATTTCCAGTACAGCTAAACGGATATTAGACTTGATAAACGACTTTGCCACACCCTTAAGCGAAGCTAAGAAGATGGCCAATACAAGCGTCAAGGCAAATCTACAAATTCTTCCACAAGCTAAAACACGTTTAAATGAAACTGATCTACAAGCGTCGCGCGCAATGCGTCTTTCACAAGTGCGCACACCTTACTCGCGACCGGCTGTAACTTTGCAGCCAACAATTAAGAACACAGCTATACCCCCACCTGTAAAGGAATTGCAAGTACCATCAATATCACAGTTATTGCAAATGAAGAAGATGCAAAGCACCACCGAACGCTCACGACAAATAACGATGCAAAGCAGTGATAGTGCCACGCGCGCAATTGTCAGGAGCGGTGAATATAAACTACCTACAGCAAACGAAAACAACTTGGTCGATAAGGAGAGGCCACAAgttcaacagcaacagcagcaacatacaaataaaataaaaagtaaagttcGAGCATCTGGTCGTGTTACTGCATCAAAGAACGCTGCAAATTTTGAAGCAGACGAACCTCCACCTCCAGTCAATTTGCCCAATATAGCGTTTCCGCTTATGCAGTCGGTACCAAAGTTTGACATAGCTCTACCAAAATCTCAAACAGCTATGCCTCTCGATAGCATTAAGCCCGGCTTAAAAACCCACGATACCTTGCCCAAATCGCAAGTGTCAATCGAAAATAGTACAGCCGACGCCAGCAGAAACATTAGTACAGCTCCATTCAAATTTAGCGCAGCCAGTAACAAAATAGATCCTGCAAAACGAACCAATAACTTAACGATGTCCAAATCAGTTGTAAAGGATGGCAATTCATCCACTACaggaattaaaatgaatttcaaattttcagcaCCGCTAACTTTCGAGTGTTTTACTTCGAATATTTCGTCAAAACATAATTCGGATACAGTTATTAAAAAGTACACATTTAGTCCGCCAAGCGATGTAAACTTTGAAGACAACGAGCAAGCGAAACTAGAAAGTGGTAAAACGGTAGTATCCCAACTGAAAAGCGGTAGTGTGCTTGATGCCCTGAAAAAACCCTTTGTTTTGCCGTCAACCACAAAAGAAATTATATCAAGCTCAAGCTCTGATGGCAACGAGTCCACAAGTGGTTTTGGCGATCAGTTCAAAAAAGCTTCAAATAATAAGTGGGAATGCAACACTTGTTTGATTCGTAATGAGAGTGATGTAGATAAATGCGTAGCCTGTGAAACTATGCGCACAAAAGGATCAACGTTTACATCAACGCTTAATGCCAATTCCAAAGCACCTCTAATTGATAGCTCTTTAACTTTGAGTGCTCAATTCAAAAAACCTTTGGATGAGTGGGAATGCGACGTTTGTATGTTACGGAATAAAAAACAATCGGATAAATGTGTCGCATGTGAGACTGTGCGTAAAGGAGTAACAGAGTCCACCAGCTTAAGCACAACTAAATGGCAGTCTAATTCATTTGGTGAAGCATTTAAACCGAAAGCCAACTCATGGGAATGCCCAACTTGCCTTATAAACAACAAATCCGATTGCAATGAATGTATTGCTTGTCAGACAAAGAAACCAGGCAGTGGAAGCGAAGATAACACTAAAACTAGCTCTACAACAATCACTAAAAATACAACATATACATTTGGTTTCAGTAATGTTGACAGCAAGTCTTCCGGTCAATCAACTGCTCAACCGGATTCTGGTTTCAAATCACTTGCGGCATCCCAAATGTCAGCTAAGTGGGAATGTGATGCTTGCATGACGCGAAATGATGCCGCTCGCAATAAATGCGTTTGTTGCGAACAAGCAAAACCTGGAGTAGCAACGTCAGATTTTCCAGACAATGGTCCTAAGTTTACATTCGGCTCAGCCGCATCGTCAAAATTCACTTTTGGCTTTGGGTCCAGTGTGAATGGAACAACGACTTCAGAGTCCGGTGCAGTATTGACATCTGTAGCCGGATCAAATCAAAAGACTGAAGAAGGCAATATAAAAAGTTCAGCATTGGAAAAAGCACAGGCTACAAGCCAGGCACCACCTTTAGGCAGTGGCTTCATATTTGGCATAAAACCTACTACTGTCACAAGTGAAAAAGATGTTTCCAGCAAAAACACCGAAAACAAGGATGTCGCAGATAACGGAAACAATTCTAAGAAGTCAACACCTGAATCAAACATAAGCGGTTTTAAATTTGGCGGAAGCACCGCTTCAGAAAACAATGATCTTAATACAAAACCCAACTTCCAATTTGGCGTGCCAGCAACCACTGCTACAGCTACGGTGACATCATCACCAGCTGTCAAATTCAGCTTTGCCGCACCAGTAACTTCAGTCAGTGCTATTGGAGGTGAATCTAAGGAACAACCTAACTCTAACACGTCTTTAAGTAGTAAACCTGCGACTGGAGGCTTTTCTTTTGGTAATAGCACAACACCAGCAACGTCTCAATCAATTAGTGGATTTTCATTCGGCACAGGtactacaacaaccacaacgaCATTTACTTTCGGCACCTCTACATCCACAACTCAACCCAGTCAATCATCAGTTACAACGACTACATCAATGTCGACTGCCACCGTTAAACCAATATTTAGTTTTGGCAGTAATACTACCTCAACTGCACCAGAAACAAAGCCAACGCCATCTTCAATAACATCAACAGCTATAACAAGTACAACGCTTTCGGCCTTTTCAAAACCTACTGTGGGTTTTAGTTTCGGTACCGGTGTTTCAGGGTCTGCTACAGTCTCACCGGCTACTAATGCTATTTTTGGTAGCTTTAGCTCTCCTACCGTCTCTGGGACTTCAGCTGCTATCACATCGGCGCCCACCACAGCGAACTCCACATTGTCCAATGTgtccaaaaatgtttttggtaCGTTCGGTGAAAGCAGCTTACCGGCCAAGACAACTACTACCTCAGCTACATCAACCACTGCTGTCTCTTCAGCAAATCCTTTTGGATCGATAAACCAAAATGTTGCATCAACTATCAGTAATGAGTCAACAAAGCCCATTGCTTCAGCGACAATGATTTTCGGAAGTGCTGGGAGTGGCAGTTCGAATAATAAAACCAATGCCGGTGCGTCTCAGTCCTCGAGTGCGCCGTTTGTTTTTGGTTCATCGACATCAATTGCCACCACACAAGGTTCATCGAGCAATACAACGACAAATGTACTCATAGCTGCACCTGCCGGTTGGCCGAAAGGTGGATTCGCTTTCGGGGCAAATTCTGGTACACAGAACACAAATGAGCCTTCTAAACCTTTATTTGGGAGTTTCGCCCCTCCTGCAGTTTCGTCAACGACAGGGACTAGTGGCTCAATGTTTGGAAACTTAGTTAGTAGCAGCACAGCTGCGGGTGCGAATGCTACTTTTGGCAGTGCGGCAGCCAATGGTTCTACAGTGAGTCCCAGCACAATGTTCGGAGCTAACACTTCCAACGCCACACCGACCACACATACAACGCAAAATCTTTTTGGCAGCGTATCTACTGCGCCATCTTCATTCGGTGCACCTCCAACCTTTGGTAATAATGGTAACAATACCTCCAACAGTACTCCGACCTTTGGCGCCGCCAGTTCGGCAACGTTCGGAAGCTTCGGCTCTACGGCATCGAATGCCAATGGTGATGGTGCATCTGCAGCAAAGAAATCCGAGCCGGCATTCAATTTCGGCGGAAACAGCTCTCAAATAGGATCAAAT AGTGGCTTTAGTTTTGGAATGCAAGCAAGTGCTCCAGCAGCTAAACCAGCATTCAATTTCACTGCTTCAAGTGCGCCCGCTTTTAACTTCACCGGTTCCTCTAGTGAT GCGGCTAAACCTTTTCAATTCGGAGCTACACCACCAGCGCcggttttcaattttaatagtgGGGCTGTGGAG GCCAACACCTTCAGCGACAAGCGCCCCCGGTGCTATGCAGGCTCGACGAAAGATCCGTCAACCGGCAAGACGACTCCCACCACGGTAGAGCAATTTACAAACGCAGACGCCATTAACGGCGTGGACCAACACCAAAACCAACTGACGGGACAAATACAATGGTCGAGACAGAGGAACAACCGAGATAAAGATAAGAGCAACAATAGAATTCCTGCAATCACGCAGAAAGGCGagaataaagcaacaaaaactaaatataataattacacTGTTTCGGGCAACATAATTAACACCAGCGAgtgcaacgacaacaacaaagtcGACTCAAGCACACCATCAGTGGTAACTAATGTAAAAATGGTTGACGGCGTTCGATGTGATTATGATATTAATAGAATCATAATGCCCcaaatgaaagtaaataaatataaatatattcgtcAAATCGACGTCAATGGTACACAAAGTTCCTGCAATGTAGCATCAATTACTGGGCAAAATAATGCAATTACAGGGAATCCATTAGAATTGTATAAAGTCAGCCATTTTCATGAAATACCCGGTCAAGAGGTCTCTGGGAAGAGGCTGGTAAAGCGTAGTATCCGTATCCAACAGAAATTTAATAGGAGCAAACAAGAGTATATTGCACCCAAagagtcatatgtaaaaatagATTCATATCTCATGCGAAACCAATATCGCaaagttaattttaaaagtGTTGGATCAATCGTGACAACTTCGCCTGGAATATCAAGTGATAACTCGTTGCCCTCATCCCCGTCGTCGTCGGTGATGCAGCCAGCAGTGGTTAATCAATATCATCTAATGCGTTGCTGCCAAGACAACTCAGAACTGAAACCGACACAAAATGAGTTATTAGAGTCCTTGCCAATGGCAAATGAGCGACTGAATACTGGACGAAAGGCTTGTAACTCATTTATTATCACCAAATCCACTAGAGCCACTGTTGCGACAGATGTTAACGATTAG